Proteins from a single region of Thalassophryne amazonica chromosome 22, fThaAma1.1, whole genome shotgun sequence:
- the chpt1 gene encoding cholinephosphotransferase 1, translating into MLRFACTEPLSAAQLKRLEEHKYSASGRSLLEPQCQIYWNWLVQQIPTWVAPNTLTIAGLLVNVISTVILVYYCPTATEVAPPWAFLLSTLGLFIYQSLDAIDGKQARRTNSSSPLGELFDHGCDAVSTVFVSVGTCISCGIGRYPNWMFFCGFIGMFLFFCAHWQTYVSGTLRFGLADVTEVQFAIMTMYLMSAFGGVSLWQTTVPVLGLKLYMFPVMGIIGGAVLSCRNYFHVILNGGVGKNGSTVADTSVLSPSLHIGLILTLAFIIFKKSSSQLFEHHPCLYLLAFGMVISKISNKLVVAHMTKSELHLADTAFIGPGLLFLNQYFNSFIDEYIVLWIAMVLSSLDLMRYCIGVCLQISSHLHIQVFSITPPSPTHRD; encoded by the exons ATGCTGCGTTTTGCGTGCACTGAGCCGCTGTCAGCCGCGCAGCTAAAGCGGCTGGAGGAGCACAAATACAGCGCCTCTGGTCGCTCCCTGCTGGAGCCACAGTGTCAAATTTACTGGAACTGGTTGGTCCAGCAAATCCCAACATGGGTCGCACCAAACACTCTGACTATTGCTGGACTGCTGGTCAATGTAATATCCACGGTGATACTTGTGTATTACTGTCCCACAGCAACAGAGGTG GCTCCACCGTGGGCCTTTTTGCTGAGTACACTGGGTCTGTTTATCTACCAGTCTCTGGACGCAATCGATGGGAAACAGGCTCGACGGACCAACAGCAGCTCACCACTGGGCGAGCTCTTCGACCACGGCTGTGACGCTGTCTCCACAG TGTTTGTTTCAGTGGGGACATGCATTTCTTGCGGCATTGGGAGATACCCAAACTGGATGTTCTTTTGTGGTTTCATCGGGATGTTCCTGTTTTTCTGCGCCCACTGGCAGACCTACGTGTCAGGAACCCTCCGATTTGGCCT GGCTGATGTCACAGAAGTACAGTTTGCCATCATGACCATGTATTTAATGTCGGCATTTGGAGGCGTGAGCCTTTGGCAAACAACG GTGCCAGTCCTCGGGCTAAAGCTGTACATGTTCCCTGTCATGGGTATCATCGGAGGGGCCGTCTTGTCCTGCCGCAACTACTTCCATGTCATTTTGAATGGAGGAGTGGGCAAAAATGGCTCCACCGTGGCT GACACCAGCGTGCTGAGTCCTAGTTTGCACATCGGCCTCATCCTCACTCTGGCCTTCATCATTTTTAAGAAGTCCTCCAGTCAGCTGTTTGAGCATCATCCATGCCTGTACCTACTTGCCTTTGGCATGGTCATCTCCAAAATCTCCAACAAGCTGGTG GTAGCTCATATGACAAAGAGTGAGTTGCACCTAGCAGACACGGCATTCATAGGCCCTGGCCTCCTCTTCCTCAACCAGTACTTCAACAGTTTCATTGATGAGTACATCGTCCTCTGGATCGCCATG GTTCTCTCTTCTCTTGATCTGATGCGCTACTGTATAGGCGTGTGCCTGCAGATCTCCTCCCACTTACACATCCAAGTATTCAGCATCACGCCGCCAAGCCCCACCCACCGTGACTGA